Part of the Anopheles gambiae chromosome 3, idAnoGambNW_F1_1, whole genome shotgun sequence genome is shown below.
GAGCAGCAGCGCAATCAACGGTTTCCCGCTTGGATTCTACGCAAACTTGCCTACGTGGTCATGCTGGGACGTTAACAGGTTTGATTGCATCTTTATGAACTTTTTCAGATTTATAATTCATTTGTAAAGTCGTTCAATATCGAGTCTACATTTTTATGTCTTCTTTTATGTCTTCTAGAACTCTATCTGTTAATTGAATTAACAATTTCGCAAAAAATATCGCTTTTTAGTGGTACGCTCGCCAGCTGGCTGActagtttaattaaaaagcatctaattaaaataacaaacatctCATGGCTTGTTGAGAAATTATGCAAAAACGTGtcaactaaaaagcaaaaattgactccgaaatcagaaccgtctccggaatcggaatcgacctgggaatcgcaatttgctccggtaacggaatcaggcttgactccagaaatggagTTAGGTCCGGAATTAGAATtagtttttgaattgaaataagaagtgtgGGGAGCGACAAtaagtccgggaatctccatgtaAATAGATCATTTACatgtaaattttgattctttgccgcTATCAACACGTaacatcattggacccaaacgcctatttctatgaagatgccgaaaccgactccgtttcgaagccAATTCTTATTTTGGAGTCAATTCCGATGTcggagccgattttgattccggagtcaattccggaaccgattccgactccggagctgattctgattccggagacaaatccgatttcggagccgattacGAAGGCGATTCCGGAACCatttccggaaccaattccggaaccgattccggaaccaattccggagccgattccggaaccaataccggagccaattccggatccaattccggaaccaattccggagccgatttcggaatcgattccggactTACTATGCGGAATCCATTCCAGAAAACTTAAGagctatccggaatcgattccgacgaaatcttCTTTTTCCCCATCACTGGTTCAGACTGTAGTTGGCAGGCCATCCAAGTTAAAGTGCTAATTTTCATTTCGAATCCAGGTCACTCATTGTATCACTCATATCAATCATTGTAAATGAaacgaatgaaatgaatgttattgtttttaaaataaaaaaattaaacaaaaaaaccacaacgTAGTTAATCTATTCAATTTCATagaattttgcatttttgttttgttccaggCAATGTTGGTTTTACCAAGAAATTGGATGTTAATTGCTATTGCAAACAAGCATCCATTAATGGTAATCAGTGGTATTGCTGTAAATAAAACTAGGTGACTGAGGTCTAAATTAACAGTTGAGTTGCGTATGAGCTGCTTTGGGGTGTACGAGACTACGAACCCGAACACTTGGAGCAAGCAACTTAATAAGCCGTTCATTTATCGCGGTATGCAATCGATTGAATGCCTATCTgatcaaataaaacatcaagaaccctcataaaaaaaacccgtgcCCACAACACAAATCACAGCAAAAGGGAGAAAGTCTTACAGCAATAACCCAGATAACGCACACCTTTCCTTCGATGTACAGCAATGCTCTATCTCACGAGTAAGcaaaccagccagccagatCATGTCCCAGCGCTATTAATACGCGGGTGCATCATAAATTCATGCCAATATCCACGCCCCAAGCCAGCCATTCACCTCAAAGTTCCTCCGTTCAATGTCCGCATCCAGGGCATCATCTTCTTTGCGTGATCAACCAATATTTACGGCCAAGCTCAAGCTCCAAAAAGCCAAAGATCCTTTAATAAGATCGTACGATTCAACTCAAAGCCCGTATCGGAGTTTCCCCCCGCCCCTCCTTCCCAGATTGGCACCTCTCAAGTGGTCCAAGTTTCTAATCACGAGATAcgggtgctgctgttgtgccCTGCTGTATGTGCACGCGAATTCCAACTCCCACCACCCCATCTGTCCCATCCATTCAAAACGGTAGCGCAATTATTGTGGCGCATTTTGCTTAAATGCCTTCTTATCAACCCGCCGGCTGGTATAAAAACGCTCCACAACCGGGCGATAGCACTCTAAAGTGTGCTGGACACCTGGGGCAGCGCGTGAacttagcagcagcagcagcccgctTTTAGTGCAATGAAGTGTCAAGTGTCGGTGCTGCTTGGGGCAGCGCTGCTGTgcctggtggtgttggtgctgcAGCCATCCACCGTACGGGCTGATCGGTTGCAGCCGAAAGGATACAAACAGACGGTGGAGAAGCTGCAAAAGTTTTACGGTAAGTGAGCAGTGCCGCTTCAAAAACAACTCCCGTTTGACGCACATTGGCGGCAATCAATCTCCGGCCGAACCctacaaacgcaaaaaaacagcaacacaaacactcgATCTGCCTTAATCTTATCGTGTTTCCCTAAGCAAGGCACGTTCCTCTTCACGGGGGGTTACTACGGGAGCTTGTGCCATAAACCAAGATTATCGTCAGGCCTGTAGCATTATCACGAAatctcctttttttgctttttgctttgcaGCGTCGTTTGAGCAGCAAGTGTCGCGGGAATTCCGCCGCTGGCAGCAACAAGGATCCATGACGCCCCACTTCCGCCACCTGATCGCAGCGTCCGCCATCGGGAAAAGTGAGCGAGCGCAGGAGATCCGCGAGCTGCCCACCGCTCGGGAAGGACCGCTGTGTGCGATCTGCCGCGGATTTGGCGGCTCGGTGCTGGAGTTCCGCCGTGAAGGTGCATCGCGGGAGGAAGTGTTCAACACGACGGTCGAACTCTGCACCATGCTCAACCTGCAGGAGGAATCGATCTGTCGCGGGTTGATCGATCTAAACATTGACACGATCCTGTACATTGTCGACAATCGGCCGGAACTGTCTTCCGCGTCGCTGTGTGCGGTCGTGTTTCAATCGGGTGCTTGTGTGCTGGATGATCCCACCTTTACCGAGTGGCAGGTGGAGCTGGATCCGAATGGAACGCCCGTGACCGCATCGAAAGCGGGCACTCCCCAGCGTGGACCGAACGATCTCAAGATCGTACAGATTACCGATCTTCACTTTGACCCGAACTATCGGCCCGGGTATAATGCGGAATGTGGCGCTCCTGCCTGCTGCCGTGAGTCGCAGGGAGTGCCGGAGGATCCGGCAGCCGGTGCCGGCCACTGGGGCGACTATCGGAACTGTGATACACCGTGGAATGCGGTTGAAGATCTGCTCGATCGGGTGGCGGAAGAGCATGCCGATGCGGACTTTATCTACCACACCGGGGACATTATCGATCACGGCATCTGGGAGACGTCGATCGGGTACAATGTACGCTCGATCAGCCGTGTGGTGGAAAAGTTCCGCCAAACGTTCGGTGAAACGCCCGTCTACAACATTCTCGGCAATCACGAGGCCCACCCGACGAACGTGTACGAGCTGGGGGAGGTTACGCGGCCAGACTTTTCCACCAACTGGCTGTACCACCTGTCGGCCGATCTGTGGAGCCAGTGGTTGCCCCAGGCAGCGCAGCAAACGATCCGGCTGGGCGGGTACTATACCGCGCTGGTGTCGCCCGGCTTTCGGGTGATTGCGCTGAACAATAACGATTGCTACACGTTCAACTGGTGGATTCTGTTCCAGCCGGACGCACTGAAGGGCCAGCTGCAGTGGCTGCAcgatgtgctgctgcaggcggAGCGGGCGGGCGAGAAGGTGCACATTCTGGCGCATTTGCCCATATCGTCCGATTGTTTCAGTGTGTGGCAGCGCGAGTATAGGCGCATTTTGGAGCGTTTCCGCGACACGATCAGCGCCCAGTTCCATGGGCATACGCACAAGGATGAGTTTAATGTGTTTTACGCGAGCGAAAGTCCGGAGCATGCGGTTGGCGTGGCGTGGAACGGTGGTAGCGGTACGTCGCACACGAACGTCAACCCGAACTACGTCGTGTACTACGTCAATCCGGAGACTTACGTGAGTTAGCGGAGGTGTTTATTTGTTGAAGGATGGAGTATTAACCgctttcttctctctttcattCCCCCCCAAAACAGGAAGTAACGGACTTTGAGTCGTACGCGTACAATCTAACCTCCGCCAACATGTCGCCGGACGAGCGTCCGGCCTGGTTCCGCATGTACTCGTTCCAGGAGGAGTACGGCCTGTCCGATCTTAGCCCGGCCGGCGTGGACGAGATGATCCAGCGGCTGGGCACACCGGCCGGGCGCGATGAGCTGCGCCGCTACTGGGAGTACAAGGTGAAGCTGGCGGATGCATCGCTTGCGACCGACTGCACTGATGAGTGTTTGCTCAATCATCTGTGCGAGATTGTCACCAATCAGGCCGATGACTTGAGAAAGTGTCAAGAGCTGTCGGAGACGTTCTTCGATTGAGGGGACAAAAATGGAACAGAAAATTGCGTATGCGTTTTATAAACGTCCGGTGAAGAATGGGAAAGGGGGAATGCAAAGGAATCTAAAATAAAGTTACAAAATTGTTAAGTCCACGTGTATGTGCCTTATCTTTgtgggatttttttgtaatcgTTTCATAATTGGCCCTGGGTGGAACGACGTCCTTCACCATTTGACGGTCATTTCCTGAGTATTTGACATATTGTCCAAAGTTGACCGATATCACTGCGTGTTACACCACGAACACGGGGGCCTGGTGGGAAGGCTGATGTGATACTAACAGTCCCAAGAAAACCTTCACAATTGATAAGGAAGACGCAACTTCACACTCGCAATTTGTTGGTCATGCTTTTTAACATATTTGACGGAATCAATGCAACGGTAGTCGGCGGAAGATTGTGCAGCTTATCAGATGGTGACCGAAACACAAATAATCAAGGTGTATTTATACAATTAGAAAGATAACTGATAAGAAAGAAAACAGGGAATATCATAATAGAATTCGCTGCCGTAGCATTGACCTAAACTTGCAGCTCGCTTTACATTTtatgaaatagtttttttaaaagaacgactgaaaaagatgaaaatattACTCACCACGTGCTTTTTATTCTTCGCTTTTGAAACTGCCCGTCGTATGCAAGGATTGGCGCAAGCGGTCAACACTTTGTACACAAACAGCTGTTCGCCAGACAGCGACCGGGAAACCACAGCACCGTAAGCCAACCACTCTGAAATGTGGAATTTTGGTTGAGCTAATGAAACCTGCACGGACTTGCTTATTTCTTTCAATATTCTCTATGAACTAAAGCATTATTAACAACACTACAGCACATTCGACGACAACGTCCACTGGCACGAAGCTGCGTAATTTGCCTGTTCAAGATTGCCCGTGGGAAAAACTGTACGCTCTGTTTCCGAAACGATTGCAGCCCTCTACACCAATTCTTTTCCCCTCCCTCGAAAGGATACGTAAAAATGTgggtaaaacaaaagcaccacacacactcacccggGGGAAACAGGCAATGTTTAGAATTTTCCACCAAAAGGAAGCGAACCGAAAAGCACTGCACACCGGAGAGAGCACGCGataaaacgtaaacaaaccagCGGCACCTGAATTCCCGACGGCCATCAATTTTGACATGACAGCACAGCGAGTGTTCAATCCGTACAGTGTAAACGCAAATATATCTGCTACTTACGCTAGCTGCCGCATCGACCCGGGTGGCGCTGCTCTaatgatttgaatttgaacCGTTGGTGGAGTTAGTTTGAAGAAAAACTGATATTCAAGACGTATTAACAATAAATGGGCTTAGTaatttctcttcttcttcttcttcttcttcgaatGTATGAACTAATTTTCGAATAATAatttcataaaacaaaacaaaatcacacattCAGTTAAGAGTTCTGTAGTAacgttttatttcatttcacttcATGGATTCGCTTCATGTAATTGCTCTTACTCGTCTAGTTATATAATACAACAAAAATGTAGAGATAGTAGTGTGTTACCCATAAATTAAGAGATACTAAGGGGGCCTGTTCTTTACACTGTTTGCCGTTGCACCCGTGCGGGAGATTTCTCTCTACATGGAATTAACATTGAAAGTAGTAATTTATTTCACAAACTGTATGTTTCTTCTTGCTTTCTCTAGTTTTTCAAACCACTGCAATTTCAAGCAACAACATATTTATAATAGTAAACCGATCGATTGTGGTAGAGATTTCCATCTACCTCCCAATAGTACTGCCTTTTGTAAGCGTGTCTTTCTGTTGGTCCTGTGCACGATTTGGcgtaaaaaaagaacgaagcTTAAAACTAACAACATTACCGCACAAGGGAAGGAGCTTGCTGGCCGCACCAAACACCCCTTTGTGCAAAGAGCACCGAAAACGGTTACAAATAACACACAATTCCACAAGCACTGGATAATATATTTTGCTGGTCCGGGAACGGGTTCTAAAATTCCTAACTGTTCCTTCCGTTTGAAAATACCGTTTAGTGGTGCAGGGACGTGGTGCTCACTCTGATTTAACATCGAATGTTCGCACACGCAAAAAGAGAGATAAATTAAGAACGACTGCTACTAATGCTGATTTCTATACACAACAAATAAATCATACAAAATACCTTTAGCAAATTGGGAAAAAGTGGGTAAGTAGTATAATAGTAGAACAGTACATTTTATGAAGAAGAggcatttttggcataatatttGTCCTTATCGCTCGCATACGGTGCGCACCGCAATCTACGAAAATCGCCTCACCACACCTCGCCTGGTAGAGGCTACGATTTCTTGCTGGTATCCTTTGTTGCGCCTACATACATATTTATGTAAATTGGGCTGTATATAGTTAACTACATTCTAGTTCACGTAATTGGTGTTTGCTGTTGTGATTTGCAGGAGAAAATTGTCCCATTCTCACTCACTTCATACAAAGGTGAATCTCTTATCCTATAAAACAGGGCCTTACACCCATATCAATGTTCTCCTCGTCTCATCTGCAAAAAGACACTTCCTCccgctgtgttgtgttgagtgtgtgtgtacagaaTATTTAACGTCCTTTATACTGGTGCTCAAAAAATCTAAACCACTAACGTCCTACAAATAGTATTGTTGTAAGAGGTGCTTCTTACTGTgtttctgtgtatgtgtgtatatatataaatgttATACTCGTTTGTTCGCTAAAAGCGTACACACACGAGACGCTTTATGTACATAATTTTTGGTcaaatataagaaaaaaacgaatgtcaatgttttccccccttccttcCCTTTATAAGACGATCACGCTTTGGAAGACATGACatgtttgtgggtgtgtgtctgttctgAATTGCTCACTGTTTGCTATTTACCGACCTAGCCACCCGCCCTCTTTACGATTGACGATCGATCGTCTGGAAAAACCATTCGGTGAACCGGCGCAACTGCTGCACCGCCGCCTGACTTTCGTCCTGCAGCCGGCGGTTCTCCTCCGTCAACCGTTTGACGGCATGCTCGAGCGACCGGCGGCGCCGCTGTTCGCGCAGCACACGATCGGACAACTGCGTCACCTGGCACTGCAGTTCCGGCAGGCTGGAGCTGTTCTGCAGCGCCATAAGT
Proteins encoded:
- the LOC1277491 gene encoding sphingomyelin phosphodiesterase; the encoded protein is MKCQVSVLLGAALLCLVVLVLQPSTVRADRLQPKGYKQTVEKLQKFYASFEQQVSREFRRWQQQGSMTPHFRHLIAASAIGKSERAQEIRELPTAREGPLCAICRGFGGSVLEFRREGASREEVFNTTVELCTMLNLQEESICRGLIDLNIDTILYIVDNRPELSSASLCAVVFQSGACVLDDPTFTEWQVELDPNGTPVTASKAGTPQRGPNDLKIVQITDLHFDPNYRPGYNAECGAPACCRESQGVPEDPAAGAGHWGDYRNCDTPWNAVEDLLDRVAEEHADADFIYHTGDIIDHGIWETSIGYNVRSISRVVEKFRQTFGETPVYNILGNHEAHPTNVYELGEVTRPDFSTNWLYHLSADLWSQWLPQAAQQTIRLGGYYTALVSPGFRVIALNNNDCYTFNWWILFQPDALKGQLQWLHDVLLQAERAGEKVHILAHLPISSDCFSVWQREYRRILERFRDTISAQFHGHTHKDEFNVFYASESPEHAVGVAWNGGSGTSHTNVNPNYVVYYVNPETYEVTDFESYAYNLTSANMSPDERPAWFRMYSFQEEYGLSDLSPAGVDEMIQRLGTPAGRDELRRYWEYKVKLADASLATDCTDECLLNHLCEIVTNQADDLRKCQELSETFFD